In Marmota flaviventris isolate mMarFla1 chromosome 17, mMarFla1.hap1, whole genome shotgun sequence, a single genomic region encodes these proteins:
- the LOC114080929 gene encoding LOW QUALITY PROTEIN: SERPINE1 mRNA-binding protein 1-like (The sequence of the model RefSeq protein was modified relative to this genomic sequence to represent the inferred CDS: inserted 3 bases in 2 codons): MPGHLQEGFGCVVTNRFDQLFDDESDPFEVLKAAENKKKEAGGSGVGGPGAKSAAQAAAQTNSNAAGKQLRKESQKDRKNPLPPNVGVADKKEETQPPVALKKEGIRRVGRRPDQQLQGEGKIIDRRPERRPPRERRFDKPLEEKGEGGEFSVDRPIIDRPIRGRGGLGRGRGGRGRRMGRGDGFDSRGKREFDXHSGSDRSSFSHYSGLKHEDKRGGSGSHNWGTVKDELTESPKYIQKQISYNCSDLDQSNATEETPEGEEHPVADTENKENEVEEVKEEGPKEMTLDEWKAIQNKDRAKVEFNIRKPNEGADGQWKKGFVLHKSKSEEAHAEDSVMDHHFRKPANDITSQLEINFGDLGRPGRGGRGGRGGRGRGGRPNRGSXDKSSASAPDVDDPEAFPALA, translated from the exons ATGCCTGGGCACCTACAGGAAGGCTTCGGCTGCGTGGTCACTAACCGATTCGACCAGTTATTTGATGATGAATCGGACCCCTTCGAGGTGCTGAAAGCTGcagagaacaagaaaaaagaagccGGCGGGAGCGGCGTTGGGGGACCTGGGGCCAAGAGCGCAGCTCAGGCCGCGGCCCAGACCAACTCCAACGCGGCAGGCAAACAGCTGCGTAAAGAGTCCCAGAAAGACCGCAAGAACCCGCTGCCCCCCAACGTTGGCGTGGCTGACAAGAAAGAGGAGACGCAGCCGCCCGTGGCTcttaagaaagaaggaataaGACGTGTTGGAAGAAGACCTGATCAACAACTTCAGGGTGAAGGGAAAATAATTGATAGAAGACCAGAAAGGCGACCGCCTCGTGAAAGGAGATTTGACAAACCACTTGAAGAAAAGGGTGAAGGAGGCGAATTTTCAGTTGATAGACCAATTATTGACCGACCCATCCGAGGTCGTGGTGGTCTTGGAAGGGGTCGAGGAGGCCGCGGACGTCGAATGGGTCGAGGAGATGGATTTGATTCTCGTGGCAAACGTGAATTTG ATCATAGTGGAAGTGATAGATCTTCTTTTTCACATTACAGTGGCCTGAAGCATGAGGATAAACGTGGAGGTAGCGGATCTCACAACTGGGGAACTGTCAAAGATGAATTAACAGAGTCCCCCAAATACATTCAGAAACAAATATCTTATAATTGCAGTGACTTGGATCAATCAAATGCGACTGAGGAAACACCTGAAGGTGAAGAACATCCAGTGGCAGATACTGAAAATAAGGAAAACGAAGTTGAAGAAGTTAAGGAAGAGGGTCCAAAAGAGATGACTTTGGATGAATGGAAGGCTATTCAAAATAAAGACCGTGCAAAAGTAGAATTTAATATCCGAAAACCAAATGAAGGTGCTGATGGGCAATGGAAGAAGGGATTTGTTCTTCATAAATCAAAGAGTGAAGAGGCTCACGCTGAAGATTCGGTTATGGACCATCATTTCCGGAAGCCAGCAAATGACATAACATCTCAGCTGGAGATCAATTTTGGAGATCTAGGCCGCCCAGGACGTGGTGGCAGGGGAGGACGAGGTGGGCGTGGGCGTGGTGGACGCCCAAACCGTGGCAG TGACAAGTCGAGTGCTTCTGCCCCTGATGTGGATGACCCAGAGGCATTCCCAGCTCTGGCTTAA